The Helicoverpa armigera isolate CAAS_96S chromosome 5, ASM3070526v1, whole genome shotgun sequence sequence ATCAGCTATACATGCTTAGTAAGCTAATTCAGCTAAGGTCTTGATCTGCCAACCTCTTTATACTTACCTCATTTCTTATTTTGTAAAAGCGTAAGAGAcaaattctgtttatttttctttttatgtggTGGTTAATCATAATGTTGTCGTATAACAGATCTTCCTGAGGGCGCAGCGGAGGTATTAAGTGAACAGTGCGCGTTATTCAAAAGGAAACCATTGCACAAAGCTTTCAGAGAAACATTTATTGATGGCGCTGGCCCGTATAAATTTGTTGAACAGGTGAGTTTAAGTAATAGCTTTATTCTGATCAGTTCAAACCTCTTTCTAAATTCGTCTTTTAACTGACTGACAAAAAAAGGAGATTCTATGTGTGACTGAGATACATTTGTAAGTTCaacacattttctttatttgttccTTTCAACATTTTCATAACTACCTTAGCTTTTGttcttttacaaatattataaatgcgaaactatttgtctttcacgccaaaactgcGGAACCTATTTAAATTAGCTTAGTCACTAGATGTGAGAACATactactttttaaccgggtacgggtagtagtttgTCTTTTCGtataactttttttaacgacgtcaaaaatcatcaaatgacccctcccgctgtgggttagcagcggtgagggagtgtcagactcttactgactaaaaaccgccatgttccgtcgtaggccttttatgtacctaccagggccgcggtaactctttcgaacaatctcgcagccccggctTTTCGTACAACTTACCTCACGTACTAAGTTCACTATACATCATCAGGTGGGCAGCGGTCCGGTGCAGCAGCCGCGTCGGCGGCGCTTCCGTCCCGCGCGTCGCGACTACAACAACGACGACACGTTTCTGCCTGAAGACTGCTCGGAACATAGCGACGATGGAGACCTTGCGTGATCGTGACTATAACTGTGTTATATGTAAGGCCCaatgtatgtttaattaataataatgatgtctttaatttaaaaaaaatacattttaaaatgtggttgcttttatttatttgttcattaTGTACCCGTTATGTTGTAAAGGCAAACTCACTAggaattacattatttatttttggatgtatAATGCGCTCTCATTATTTTCTGCATCAAGTTTATAACATACcatagtattttaataatacaagtaaaaataaaacacatatattatcaataaactttatttcaaataaaaataaaaaagaatttataCAACATTTCCTTTACATAATTCAATTTAGTATCCAAGTCAAATATAGATCAGGCAAGTGAATTTTAAACTACAATATTGTGACAGATGACTATTTGTGCGTTGTCCGTAATCTAGACATAAAATAGAGGTAGACATATAAAGTGAATTAACCACTATTTAACATACATCTACTCTATAATAATTACCTTTAGATACATTTGGAAACTATGCAATAAACAGAATTCAGTCTGCAGTCTGTTTACACAATAATCGGTAGTTCATACGAAAAACGTAACTTAAGCTAGACAAGTAATAAACTGGTATTTTACAAGCTATAAGTCTGCTAAAACTATTACGAAAGTGCGTAATATTGCCTatattctacaaaataaaaagtgctATTTGTCAGAATTATTTCGAACTTTCGTAATCgagtcttcaaacaaaatagtgacattattaaaaaaaaaaatgtaacttgAGAGCTATTTATATACATAATGTTCAGCCTTTTGAAGTAGGAAATATAAGAGGTGAACGACACTTCCTTGGCTTACTATAACTTATAGTAGGTTGAAAGAGAGGCTTGATCGAAATAAAAGcatatattttagtaattacaattttattgataagaaataattttcaaaataaatccatCATGTTTACTCATatagttatttaaagaaaattataatattaagaatCTTCCTCCTGACctattcccaattttatttggggtcgatGCAATATCTTTTCCGCTTAAGAATAATGGATCATTTTATAGCTTTGTAAATAGTCCAGTGAGAAGAAACACTTATTAGTAAAACGTTAACATCCATACAAGATTGCACTCGTAACAGGTAATAGTGTGGCTGACACACATTTCTTTCATTTTCTCTTGCATTCCCATCacgcttattataaaattataaaaacgttGTTAAGTCTAACGAGAACACGCTGAAGACACAATTGTATGCAGAGAGTAGGTATATGCTTATATTTAGCTTGTGACTTTTATTAACAGGACAATGTAACATAGACCATGCATATTATAGAGAATACAAATGAATATACAAGTTGGCCTTATTGATCACTTTTCATAGATATTGCACTCTTGGCCCGCCAGATGTTAGAAAGGCCGCAGTCAACTCCACTCTCTCCATGAGAGGTGCTCGCAACACTACGCCACCGTCGCGAGGCCTGACTGTCTACTGTAGACTGTCACCCACAGGTCGCGGCCAGTGGTGGCCTGATGTGTCTAACTGTAATCCATTATCCGGGTGATATGAGCAGTTACAGCAAGGATGAAACTAGTATTAAATGTTTGTGAAATGTTAGTTTAGCCAACTGGTGTAACGTTATGTTATGATTTAACTGCCACAATTGTGTCTTCAGCATATCGTTGTTACGCGCTCTAAGTCAATGTAAAAAGAGCCAACATGTCTTTTAGCatatagatataaatattttccaattaatttatcactttttcttatttttacatttatttgtgtttcatAGCAGGCTGTACCAGTAAATATTACTAAAGTTTATATTGCTACATCTACTTGCACGTAAAAGGGAACAGTTTTCTATGTACAAGAATGTGGgtactatatttttaattcagatTAAGTAAGTCCAGGGGCTCTTAATCTAAGAAGCTTACTAATTAAACCTATGGTTGAGCATCCCTGTTATAGTTACAAATGCTGAAACTGGTAATATAATATTCACTATTCTAAAgtagaatattttaatgtgCTCATATTATTAACTGCTAAGAACTTATGTTCATAATATTCACAAGAACACTGCAGTCATTTATCGACAATACTTTAACACATTCCTTGAAATTAAGACTTGTAATATCACTAAATGGCGATCAAACTTGATATTAGACGTACATTCGTTGCCACAAGAGTCACTGTTGCAAATGGTCCACGATTTTATGGAAATACAGCTTTCTGTACCAATATAAACTTGATAGATATTTACCGGTGTGGCCGGCGACTTCCGGACTTCAGACGCCGCGGTTGGGCAGCGGCTTCACCTTGTAGATGCGAACTAGCCAGTGCTCTGTGGTGTAGGCTTCCTCAAGTACGTCTAAATTGAAGTCTTTGTTGCCGATTTCGGCGCCTCGGACGCGGTCGAAGCCGGGTGGTCGACCTAGAAATAAAAAGTTGACTAATTTATTAAACTCTAAAGGAGaattgcactatttaactacATATAATGATAACCAAATCATTTGAAGTTGTGAAATTGCAGATTTCACCAATGGGCTATAAGTATGCAGCTGGGTATAGTTTGGTTATCGTAAGAGTTAACTGGGTCTTTAGCAGCTACGATTGAACCAAAAATAGTTGTTATATGTCACCGTTAAATAATATGATTGCAAACATAAAATGCATTACTCGACATTGTGTGAAAAATTTGAATTGTAACATGACCACCACCAATGATACCGTAAAGTTGTTCTGTGAAGCTACTCAGGCGCTGTTTAGAGCTGCCATTTTTTTACTATGAGTTTCCAAGTACTgtaatgataattttagcaaGTTATTAGTACATACCTCCTTCAGTATAAACAAGTCCGAACTTGTAGTAGCTCATCTTGTACATGAGGCAGTTGAGCAGCGTGCTGGAGCCGTCGGCGTCGACGCGGAACTCGCCGGCGCCGGTGTAGTAGTCCGCCTCGCGGATGTGCCGGCCGCGCTCCGTGCTGCCGCCGATGCGGACCATCCACAGGAACTTGTTGATGTCTGCAAGTAAGGGTTTATTTCATAGTGTAcagtatataaatatagatttatcCTATAAGTATACACGTTGCATCTTTTTGCGTGGGATGTTTGGTATTATATGTCCCGGTGCCTATAATAACCACATTTTTGAGCTTGCGGTAGCTAAGTCCTCAACAACATATATATAGGTATGATAGCGCACCAAAAATAAGTTTATACGCTTGTTGCAAATTGGCTCGCATCCCGCCGTAAAAAACTACTTCCCATACCCGGGTAATAAACTACAGCCTGTCACCAGAGGTTAATGTAACTTTCATATcgtgaaagaatttctcaaatcgaaGTTTCCGAACTTTATGAGAGTGTTCCTGtactgcgcagttggctgatctccttatatgagaacagccaccatGGGTGACAACAAGTTAGGAAGACATAATTACATGTAGTTTATAGAGACATGACACTTACCATCAGAAGAGTATCCAACAAGGCCTCCGAATATAACCAGCACATAGTCCACATCCAGCTCCCGCATGATCTCATAGGCCTTGTCCTCGGTCGAGGCCATGGCCTGGCCCACGCGGGAGATGTGTGTGTTGTTCCACGTATTATTGTCCACTATGACCGTTCTGTTCGCCATGGCCGTTATCTGGTAGCCGTAATCCCACCATGACATTACTTTTGAGTCCTGAAAAGAGGTTCATTCTTTAAATCTTCAAAGGTTATTCAGTAATAAAAAATgctaaacaatttatattagcAATGATTTCGATTAGTATACCGAACACATTTTTTCTTATAGTTGGGAGGTAAAAAGTATACATTCTATTTTTTATAGGACTGTTTTAGGGATGGGAAATTATTACATGATTCCTTCTTCGCAACCCTGgaactttttcaaacaaaacattcaaTCTCAACCTACTTCTACgaaaacaaaatgattcatcAAACTAGACCGAAATCACTTTTTGAGCGTCAAGAAAAAACCACTACCAAAAACGTTCGCACCACCTCCTTCGTATTATTGCTGTCAAGAAGACCAACATAGCACAAACCTCAGGAGTATTCATCTTGAGCCAGGTGTATGCCTCGCGGAAGTCGTCGAAGATGATCCTGGCGCCgtcgtgcgcccgcgccgacagCACGATCGACGGCGACGAGTACGCCTCCGACGTCACCCACGTGCAGTGGAACACGTACGACACGAGTAAACAGCCGAGGACTGTCACGAACAGGAAACCGACCTGGGATCATGTAGGAAAGTAAGTAAAAACacacccaattttattttgcaaataggtaattgagagtttttaaaatattaaaaactcggCCACATTTTACTATTCAGCATGCAgacattaacattatttatgactagctgtttccccgcCGTTTCACCCGCATACCAGGCAATTTTTTTCCCGTTCCTGGATCATACAGTCCAAATTCAAAGCAAATAATGTCGATTCCTAGCAGTgaaaaaattattcaaattagttcagtagATCCGTAGCATATTTGAtagagaaaaacaaacaaatatttcctttaaacatattagtatagattttctCTCATAAAATATTCTCAGATTTACAATACCATTTTGCTCATCGTAATGTAAAACACAAGTAAATACATACCTCAGACCTAAACACCAAATTATTCTcatgcttcttcttcttctcgtGTTTCTCGACCTTCGGCTCAATATCCTTGACATGCAAGCTCAGAAGACTGGAGGCAGCTACTCCAGACACGATACACATGACCGGAGCCAACACCAGCATTAAACGGACCATCACACCCTGGAACGGTCACCAAGAAGGTCAAGATATGCTGGTGATGATGAAGGGGAACTGGTGGGAGGGGGGAGTATCAGCGATCAAAGTGTAAAGATCATGGTGGCGGAGTCTACGGAATTCGCACTCGACGTTGACTCGACGCGATCAAGGTTTCTTTTGTCATCATGTTTTTGAGACaagacttcaaaaaaaaaagtaaaaaaggcTATTATTGCAGAATCAGTtcatatgaaataataatattagttgttTTTCTTGGAAATTGAAATCTCCTTTCATCAACGTTTTAGTAATCAATGGACGAATCTTTACACTCATAAGTTTTGGTATTCCAATTGCGATTTTACAAATGTAAAACGTCTTCGTAAGACGCTTTCCGTAATTTCTTACAATTTACGGAAGTTACTTACCAAATTTTTACGATAGCAACTTAaagtgtaatgtaaataaagtcTAGTCTTCACTAATTTAAAATGTCCTATGTAATAAAGTTCCTACATATCCTTCCTTTACCTCAAACAGTAGTAAAAATAATCTCGATAAGGTAGTTACTCACCGCAAAATAAATACTCAGCACAccatacaagataataaatatattggCATCAGTCAACTTGCTGAAGCAGAAGTACAAGCCAGCAGGAAACAGGAACACCAACACTTGTAAGTCGAAGTAGAACGACGACCATGATGTGGGCTGATGCTCGGAGACCGATGCTGTGGGGATATAGAGCTTATGTTAGGGGGTGTAAGGTTGCAATTTGTACAGCTGTATGTAGACTTAGAGTGAAggtaaaattatatgacaagGATTTGAAAGTAAAGTGCATGAATATAAGGTTGTATTTTGAACGATAGACTATGTTGTCCtagaactgtttttttttttctgatagaCTGGGATGgcaattattcaaattatatttctagatcatcatcatcgtcagcctatcgcagtccactgctggacataggcctctccaagtgcacgccactgagatcgattttcggcttctcgcatccagctcctgccagccgtctatTCTATTTCTAGATACTTCCAGTGTATTCCCTTACCAATGATGGGGATGTGGTTCTTGGCATACGAGGGGTCCAGCAGGGAGTAGAAACGACCAGTCCATGGCGAGATTTTACCTGtggcaataaaaaaatcgtaaatgACAATAATGTAATGGTAATAGCGACACGATTATCGTGACAGCAAGCGTGCATGACGCTCGTGTAATAACTTCATTTAAATCAAACATAAAACGAAATTACGAAGTATATGATAACAATAAAAGTCGGTTTAAAACCAAACTAACCTAATCAATGTTATCACAACAAAATACCTATACAATTCTCATCGAATAATTTTGCTTCTCCGAAGTTTACTCATTAACACCTTGCGCATGCGCCATAGTATTTGATCGTACATTTCGAacatttgaatatatttaactAGCTGATCTCTGTAGTTCATCGGCTTCCCAGAGATTTACTTATCACAtaaagtatataaaacaaaagaatttccAATCCAGTTCAATAGATCTAGAgatctttataataatttataaagatctttataataatttcaaaggACTGATAAATATCTAGAGATATCTCTAGATATTTATCAGTACAGTTTTATCTTACCAGTAAGTGTAAGGGCGACGAGAGCTGTTCCCAAGGTAGCCAGCAACGTAGTGAGGAGTGCTTTGAAGAGGAGCTCGAAGTTGGCAGGAGACAGGTGTTCACGCAAGTACTGAGTGAAGGCATACAGCTGGCAGAGACCGAATGTTCCTAACGCCTGGggagaaataataaaaagataatttaatattattggaGAAAAGTGAcacttttatgtaaaatgaaataaattaggGAAGGATATTTTTACTTCCGAGACTaaggcaccgctgccgaggctcgcgacagtcgcgcgcggccgacgaatttcgtaagccgcgcgcggcattgtgttgaaattagtagattttgttcgtccgttccctctagtcgaagtgctaattgatatccttgaagaagaagaggatgacgtgttgctgtggctgtattatgaaaatagattaccaatctacccatctttaaaaagtagaaatgatgaaggatactaccaaatactgattcaaaagcatttgaattgtaatgaaaacaaaaggaagttttgccgactaaataaaaaacaattcaattctggttttacaaaaattctatagatgttattaagcgctagaccatgttgagatgcatacggccgcgcgcggcttacgaaattcgtcgtccgcgcgccactgtcgcggacctcggcagcggcgccatacattttcatatgttgactattgtcgcgcgcggccgacgactgttgtaagccgcgcgcggctgtcgtagccgctatccacggaattctaccttaaaccACTGTGTAAACTACTTTATAGGTAACCTTGGAATTTAAATGTTGATGTTTGCTACAAGTGTTTTGGGTGTATtttaatttctgaaataattgttacattaatattttcgtTGTTTTACTTAATAGACACTACAGAAAATTTAAGCATCCTTACATTCATTTAATACTAGCATTTTGTGACAAACTTCAAACAAATCCACAATGCTCCTAAGTTTTAGAGCTATAAACTGCCTTCAAATACTCTAATCGCACTTACCATTCCGAGATTAACAGTCGAAATAAGCAACTATTCAACTTATACAATATCATCTCTTACTCACCAGCATATGCTCCGAGCTCTGTACCGGCTGGAACCCAACAAAAGAGATCTGCATAGACAGTATAGTGCCCACACAGTACAACGTGCTGTATGCCACGTACACTCGAGCAGAGAACCGGCCGAGCAACATGAGAGCTAGCACGTGCAGAGGGATCAGGTTTATCAGGAACACGTAGCCTCCCCATGATGAGACCTGTGGAATATAATATATTGAATTGACTGGATTTTTGATATCAGGGTGCACATGAATGGGTAAGGTTTGATGTCAGGCTAGTACAGTTATTGCCAATCAAACACACGGAACAACGGGAAGTTGCGTAGAAGACATGTTTTAGGAGGTATATACATTGCCACTCATTTTATCTAGAACTATCCCATGTTACTTTTCAATGTGAGGACCTGGGTTTAAACTAAAATGGCTAATCCGCCTTGAACAAGCAAATGATTAATTAAGAAACCGATATACACTAGGTCTCTTCTTTTTGAGTTCCTGTAAAGTCTGTGTATCAGCAATGCTGTCTACTAGGTATTGGAAGCAGATATgcctttaattaaaacaagaaGCATAAAGTCTTTTAGGTTCTCTATAGCAACAGCTTAATTTACTAAAACAAATTGCTAAAAAAGTAACTTCTTTTACTGCTAAAgctattatagattaattttTATGTGCACATAAGGCACATATGGACTGATAAGGAAAGCAATAAAAAGTATTCATATACTTGTACGACAGAGCAAAAACCAAAAAGTTCAGAAATCAAACTTATTAGTGTGAAACTGTCATCTATATGCTCTATGATTGGTTTTTAAAACTTCTGTTAGTGGCACAGAAATCTTTTATTATTCCAAGTATAATAAACCAATCAGAAATTATCAATGATTATTTATTGCTGAAGTAATCAATTTTATCGATAATCCTGTAAATACATTAACTgatttatttcaatacaatcgtgaaggttttatttatatttttttaagtcaccATGAAATTGGGTGTAACTTAGCTTGACTGATAAATACTAGCTACTATATCGTCGCGATTTCGCCCGcctgtattattttaaacttcttgcagtgggttgcaccatttaaccaTAACGATAAGCAAATTATTtacagttgtcaaatcgccgattggATGGGCGGCAATTTTACGGCTGGCTATTGTTTGGTAAAGGCAGCCGTAGTGTTTCTTTAGAGCActgatttaaaatttctttagcAATATGTTTATCaacactgtatttttattttatttcatgatcTATGATGGTGAAAATCACAATAATACTAGCTTACTTGACAAAATCGAAGCATTGCAACGGCAGGAAAATACTCTTATGAACAATCatagatttatttaataaatagctCACCATGTAGAAATAAGCGAGCGCAGTCATAGTAGCCCACAGGATGGTACCGGTGTTAACCGCTTTGATCCAGAAGTAGTAAGTGAGCAGCATGCAGAAGATGGCAATGCCTTCGTTGTCGTAGCTCCCAGCTACTGAACGACTGATGTAGCCGGGCACGATGGCTATCATGGCCGCTGCTACTAGACCTGCACCTTCATCCTGTGAAATAACGAGTACATACATGTAGTTTTTTAGTAGCACTGGAGTAGAAATTGGTTGAACGAGAGTACCAACAATGACCTTTTTTAggaatttataaatatagatagatatcttgGGTTCAGAGTCTCATGAACTGGCCACAAAAAGCTTACAAAAGGGATGGAAGGCTATGAGAGAGACTTTTGCCCAGAAGTGGAACAATATTAGTTGAGCAAAACAACATACTTATAGTTAGCGAGAAAGTTGTAAGGACATTCTCAAAGGACCACTGTATTTGgatgcagtttttttaattatactcatcaattccaaaaaataattttgtatctcAGTAAACAGTGTCACCAGATTTTCCGAATTCCAAGACTAGACCTAATTTGAAGAAAGAACATACCTTCAACTCCTTAGTCAGCAGGTAAGTGACAATAGTAGTGAGTGAGGAGAAGAACGGAGCGAGGAAGACGCACACATTCCTGATGTCTATAGTGATGTTGAGGAACTGCATCACATTGTACAGGGTGGCTGACGTCACCATCAACCCTGGGTAGATGGTACCTGGAAATGGAACATGGATTTAGGCTGGAGAGGTTTGAATGTAGATTATACCTAGTGCTTGCAGTTTTCCAGTCTGAATTTTGATTGGGCCTTCTTTCAACAAAAGACAGAAATATGTTTCTGTTCTGTTAAtagttaataaacaataaaatactaacattgccatcaatatatatattagaaatagccatttttgttaagaaaaatataaaaatgttcaacttCGAAAAAAACGAGCgacgcaaaaataaattaattttacctatacctagattacaaatgtttaaaaatagccCAGAATACCGAAGCATTCAAATTTATAATAAGTTACCTGAAAGTATCCGTTCCACCGAAACCTTAGGTATATTCAAAGCTAGACTTAAGTTATTACTGATTAAAAAATGCTACTATAGTGTACAGGAATACCTAGAAGATAGAGACTTAAAGTGATAAAtagtataattaataaaacaacgaaACAGTATTATATTGTTCCTATAGACACTGTGCAATAAATAGtcgatataataattaagaaattaataacaatgttaACTTATTATACACaaatgtaatatatatatatacatatttatgtatgtatttaattattaagtcacaattgtaatgtaaataaataactataattattgTCCTTTTAGATGTAAGAAGAATTAAACAGTATATATATGTTGTGTTGagatagttttaagttaatttgctgcgccctaacagggtaatgtatacctaggataaggatgtatttctgtaactgtatacatttttgcaataaataaataaataaataaataataatgtatatgaGGGTTGTAAAATTATATAGCTTGTACTAGTTTTATCTTTAGTACAGGTATAAAGATGCAACTTggaaatacatatgtaggttTGTAGGCTTCACTTTCTGAGTAGCGACAAGGCAATGTATCAATATAAAACTTTACCCATACAtctgtcttttatttatttattcttagaaaGCTTACAGGcaaatgtcaatt is a genomic window containing:
- the LOC110376573 gene encoding dolichyl-diphosphooligosaccharide--protein glycosyltransferase subunit STT3A, with the protein product MTVEVQAKTRLPQLSSDKQLTFIKLAVLSMAAILSFGTRLFSVLRFESVIHEFDPYFNYRTTRYLTEEGFYNFHNWFDDRAWYPLGRIIGGTIYPGLMVTSATLYNVMQFLNITIDIRNVCVFLAPFFSSLTTIVTYLLTKELKDEGAGLVAAAMIAIVPGYISRSVAGSYDNEGIAIFCMLLTYYFWIKAVNTGTILWATMTALAYFYMVSSWGGYVFLINLIPLHVLALMLLGRFSARVYVAYSTLYCVGTILSMQISFVGFQPVQSSEHMLALGTFGLCQLYAFTQYLREHLSPANFELLFKALLTTLLATLGTALVALTLTGKISPWTGRFYSLLDPSYAKNHIPIIASVSEHQPTSWSSFYFDLQVLVFLFPAGLYFCFSKLTDANIFIILYGVLSIYFAGVMVRLMLVLAPVMCIVSGVAASSLLSLHVKDIEPKVEKHEKKKKHENNLVFRSEVGFLFVTVLGCLLVSYVFHCTWVTSEAYSSPSIVLSARAHDGARIIFDDFREAYTWLKMNTPEDSKVMSWWDYGYQITAMANRTVIVDNNTWNNTHISRVGQAMASTEDKAYEIMRELDVDYVLVIFGGLVGYSSDDINKFLWMVRIGGSTERGRHIREADYYTGAGEFRVDADGSSTLLNCLMYKMSYYKFGLVYTEGGRPPGFDRVRGAEIGNKDFNLDVLEEAYTTEHWLVRIYKVKPLPNRGV